A single Ziziphus jujuba cultivar Dongzao chromosome 11, ASM3175591v1 DNA region contains:
- the LOC107433800 gene encoding probable calcium-binding protein CML36, whose protein sequence is MKLIKNITPKNLSPRRIFRSRKDRSSLSNSDPPSFGSATSLSSDSSSTNLKSGKGEGAGGTGTPTSVLPETSGDWSLSEITTNVNFELMQAIKVIIDRDNDGKVSRKELEALLSRLGGQPPSHEEVAMMLSEVEAREDSGCISVEALMSRFESAACEPACHSELRETFDCFDTDHDGKITAEELLNFFTTIGDEQCTLDDCRRMIAGVDKNGDGFVCFEDFSRMMELQRL, encoded by the coding sequence ATGAAGCTTATTAAGAATAtcacccccaaaaatctcagccccAGACGGATCTTCCGGTCCAGAAAGGACCGGTCTTCTCTCTCCAACTCCGACCCGCCTTCCTTCGGGTCCGCAACGTCCTTATCTTCCGACTCGTCGTCGACGAATCTCAAATCCGGTAAAGGAGAAGGTGCCGGAGGAACGGGGACTCCCACCAGCGTCTTGCCCGAAACTTCGGGTGACTGGTCGTTGTCGGAGATAACCACCAACGTTAATTTTGAGCTTATGCAAGCGATTAAGGTAATAATAGATAGGGATAACGACGGCAAGGTTTCGAGAAAAGAGCTCGAGGCTCTGCTGAGCAGGCTGGGAGGCCAGCCGCCGAGCCATGAGGAGGTCGCCATGATGTTGAGCGAAGTTGAGGCTAGAGAGGACAGCGGTTGTATAAGCGTTGAGGCTCTGATGAGTCGGTTTGAATCGGCGGCTTGCGAGCCGGCTTGCCACTCGGAGCTCCGCGAGACGTTTGATTGCTTCGACACGGATCACGATGGGAAAATCACGGCGGAGGAGCTACTGAACTTTTTCACGACTATAGGGGACGAGCAGTGTACGTTAGACGATTGCCGGCGTATGATAGCCGGAGTGGACAAGAACGGCGACGGATTTGTGTGCTTCGAGGACTTTTCCCGTATGATGGAGCTTCAAAGATTGTGA